TCTTCGGCCTGATCCGGGCCGGGGAGACCACCTGGGGCGACACCACGGCAATCACCGCTCTGGCGGTGGGCGGTGCCCTGCTGGTCGGCTTCGTCCTGGTGGAACTCGTGGTCGCCGACCCCATGTTCGACCTGAGCCTGTTCCGCAAACCGACCTTCGTCGCGGGCCTCGGCGCCGCGTTCGCGATGAACGGCTCACTCTTCGCGATGCTGCTCTACCTGGTGCTCTACCTCCAGGACGTGCTGGGCTACTCGGCCCTGGCCACCGGCACCCGACTGCTGGTCTCCAGCGGCTCGATGCTGGTGGCCGCCACCGTGGCGGGGCGGCTGAGCGAACGGGTGCCCGTCCGGTGGCTGATCGGTCCCGGCCTGCTCGCCGTCGGGGTCGGCCTGCTGCTGATGGCGGGACTGAACCAGGACAGCGCCTGGACGCACCTGATCCCCGGCTTCGTCGTCTCCGGCGTCGGGGCCGGCTTCGTCAACCCGCCGCTGGCGTCCACCGCCATCGGCGTCGTCGAGCCCGAGCGGGTCGGCATGGCGTCCGGCATCAACTCGACCTTCCGTCAGATCGGCCTCGCCACCAGCATCGCCGCGCTCGGCTCGATCTTCGCCACCTCGCTGCAGGAGCGGCTCACCCACGCGCTGGCCGGCACTCCGCTGGCCGGGCGCTCGGCCGAGATCCTCGCCTCCGTCCGCCAGGGCCAGGGCCGCGCGAGCACCGGCTCGGTCCCCGCGCCCCTGCGCAACGAGCTCCAGGTGGCGATCCGTTCGAGCTTCACCGACGCGCTGGACCGCCTGCTCGTGGTCACGGCCGTCCTGGCGCTCGCCGGCGGCGTGCTGTCGGCGGTGCTCATCCGCGACCGGGACTTCACCGCCCGGCAGCCGGACGCCGCGGGCGCCACGGCGGGCGACGCGGCGGACGAGCTCCGATAGGGGCAGGCCGCGTGGCACGGGTAGGGTTCACCGTGTGAGCAGCACGATCCACAGCTCCGCCCTCCCGACCGAGCCGTGCCTTGAGTCCGGCCCCGAGCAATGGCGTGTGCGCATCGGACGGGCGGCCGAACGTGACTGACGACGCCTCGGCCGAGGACGGCGACACCACCGGGCCCGTGCCGAGCCTGCTCTGCGACGTCCAGGCGCTGACCGCCGGGCTGGGACCGGACGGCGCCGGGGCGGTGTGGAAGCTGGCCGAGTCGGGGCGCCAGCTGGACGCCAACCTCGTGCATCTGCAGGCGGGCCGGCAGGTCGGCACGCACACCGAGCCCGACCTCGACGTACTGCTGCTGGTCGTGGCCGGCAGCGGCGTGCTGACCTCGCCGGGAGGAGCAGAGCGGCTGACCGCCGGCTCCCTGTACTGGCTGCCCCGCGGCTCCACCCGCGCGCTCACGGCCGGGGACGCGGGCCTGTCCTGGCTAACGGTGCACCGGCGCCGCCCGGGCCTGCAGATCCGCCCCGGCCCGCGGCCGGAAGCCCCGGCCTGACCGGGCCGCCCCGCCGCGCCGTCGGCTACCTGGGACGGACGACGGTCGGGACGCCGTGGATGTAGTGCTCCAACTGGTCGATGGTGAACTGCTGGTCGGCGATCTGCTGCTTCAGCAGGTCACCGATGGAGACGATGCCGCTCAACCGCCCGCCGCTCAGCACCGGCAGGTGCCGCATGCGGTGTTCGGTCATCAGCGCCATGCACTCGTCCACGCTCTGGCCCGGCTCGACGTAGCGCACCCTCTCGGTCATGATCTCTTCGACGCGGGTCTCCCCGGCCAGGCGTTGACGCAGTTCGACCTTCCGCGCGTAGTCACGCTCGGTGACGATCCCGGCGATCTCCTCGCCGTCCATGACCACCAGGGCGCCGATGCCCTTCTCGGCCATCAGGGCGAGCGCCGCCAGCACCGTACTGTCCCTGCGCACGGTGTGCACCGTGCGACCGCCGTCGGACTTGGCAGCAAGAACCTGCTCAACGGTCACGCTCATGCCGTATCCCTCCTTCGCTGGACGGACCCATGTCTCCGGAGTGCTCATTCCCCGTTCCGGTTCCCGCGAACAGCACCGGGCGGAGTGGCGGCGACACCGGGGTCCCACCGCCCACGCCTCAGGCAGGTCGGACGGCCAGCAGCACCAGGCCCGAGACGATCAGGGTCGTGAACCCCGCGAACACGCCGGACGAACGCCGCAGCAGGGCGAACCCCAGAAGCGGCGCCAGGCAGACGAGACCGGTCACCACGGCCGCGTCGTCCCACAGCAGGGCGCGGTCGTGACGACTGTCGAACCAGCCGTCACCGTTCAGCAGCGCCCAGGTCAGGCCGAGCAGGAGGACAAGCACGATCCCCTGCAGGACGATCACCGCGATCGCCACTCGGGACAGCCCCGCCTGCCAGTTCCCCCGCGCCATCAGGCTCCCCTTCCGGTCATCGCCCGCAACGCGACAAGCGCGCGTCCGGACCGATCGGGGCCGGTCCGCGGAAGACATGGTTGCGGGCACCCACTCTGCCGGTCGCCTTCCCCAGCGCGCATGAGTACGCGTACTCACCTCCGCTGTCGCCGATCCTCCTCCATCCCCTTCCAGGACAAGAGATCTGACGGACCGGCAGAGGAGCCCGCCTCCGAGCCCGCGGCCGAAACGCCGGACCACGGGCAGGCTCTCCTGCTGCCTAACCCCGCCCCTACCGGCGCCGGTAAGGGCGGCGCAGGGCCGGGACGGCGGGTGTGGCCCGCGGCAGGGGGCGCCACCGCGTTGCCCGGCGATCCGACCCTTGGCGCGCTCGGCGGGGCCGACCGACATGCGCGGTGTCTGCCCAGCTCCGTTCGCCGTGCACCAGGCCGACCCCCGGCGGGTTTGCGGGCGGGCGGGCGGGTTAGCCGCTTGGGTGGGACGTGTGCCGTGGGAGACGAGGGAGCGGAGGCGGAGATGGGCAACGACGTGCTCGACCGGCTCGCCGAGGCCGGGGTGTCGGTCTGGCTGGACGATCTGAGCCGGAGGCGGCTGGCGGACGGCAGCCTGGCCGCGCTGGTGCGGGACCGGAACGTCGTCGGCGTGACCACCAACCCGACGATCTTCGCCAAGGCGATCGAGGGCAGCGACCTGTACGACCGGCAGATCGCGGATCTCGCCCTGCGCCGGGTCACCGTCGACGAGGCGCTCCGCGCACTCACCACCTACGACGTGCGCTGGGCCTGCGACCTGCTGCACCGCGTGCACGCGGAGAGCGGCGGGCGGGACGGGCGGGTCTCGATCGAGGTCGACCCGCGCCTCGCCTACGACACCGACCGCACCGTCGCCGAGGCGCGCGCCCTGTGGTGGGCCGTGGACCGGCCGAACCTCTTCGTGAAGATCCCCGCCGCCGCCCAGGGGCTGGAGGCGATCAGCGCCTGCCTCGCGGAGGGCATCAGCGTCAACGTCACCCTGCTCTTCTCCCTGACCCGCTACGACCAGGTGGTGGAGGCCTTCCTGACCGGTCTGGAGCGGGCCCGCGACGCCGGCCACGACCTGTCCAGGATCGCCTCGGTGGCCTCGTTCTTCGTCTCACGGGTGGACACCGAGATCGACCGACGGCTGGACCGCCTCGGCGGCGACCGCGCCCAGGCGCTGCGCGGCTGGGCCGGGATCGCGAACGCCAGGATCGCCTACGAGCACTACGAGAAGGCCTTCTCCACCGAGCGCTGGAAGGGGCTGATGGACGACGGCGCCAGGCCGCAGCGGCTGTTGTGGGCCTCGACCGGGGTGAAGGACCCGCGGTACGAGGACACCCGCTACGTGACCGGGCTGATCGCCCCCGACGTCGTCAACACCATGCCCGAGGCGACCCTCGACGCGGTCGCCGACCACGGCGCGCTTCCGGTCAGCGACCTGCGCTTCGGCTACGCCGAGGCCCACAAGGTGCTGCGCGATCTCGCCGGGCTCGGCGTCGACTACGACGACGTCGTCCAGTGGCTGGAGGACGACGGCGTCGAGAAGTTCGAGGCCAGCTGGGACCGGCTCGGTCGCGGACTGGAGGCACGGCTGGCCGCCCCGGACGCCGGGGCGCGCGCGGTGGACTTCGAGCTCGACTACCACCGCAGCGGAGTCTGAGGAGCACACAGTGACGGTCGGTCGGCCGGTCGACGGCGAGCAGCGGAAGTCGCCGGTCCGGTACCCCGCTCGCGGAGAGTCGGGAGCCGATGGACAGGAGGGACCGGCACGGGACTCTCGATGAACGACCGCCGTGTCCTGGCGGAGATCGACCGGCGTCTCACCGCCTCCGACCCGCGCCTCGCGGCGCGCCTCGGCACGCTGACGCGTGCACGGTTCAGCCTTGCCGCCGTCCGGGGCGCGATGTGGCGCAGGCCGCTGGCCGTCGTGTCCTGGAACGTGATCGCCCTGGCGGCGCTGCTGCTCGTCCTCGCGGCGGCCGTCCACCGGCCGCTGCTCGCGGGCGTCGGCGTCGTGGCCCTGCTCGCGGGCGGCCTCGGCGCGACCATCAGCTGGCTCGAGCACCGCCCCGCCCGCCCCACCCGCCGGGACCGCCCGGACCGCCCGGTCCCGCGCGGGAAGTGAGGCCGCGGCCTGGCGGCTTCCCCGTCCACGCCTCATTGACATGACCCGGTTGATTCACGATTCTCTGTCGCACCGTCAGATCACCCGTCTGGCCTATCGACGACAGGGGAATCACCCGTGCGCCCTCCCGCCCTGCCCACCGTTGCCGCCCTCGCACTCGCCTCCGCGCTCACCGCCCTGGCCGCGGCTCCGGCGACAGCAGCGCCCGTGGCGCCCGCCGCGGCGCCGCACCTGAACCACCACCTGGACCGGCACGCGAGCGGCAACGACAACTGGGGCGGCTACGCCGTCACCGGCGGCACCTACCACTCGGTGACCGGCGACTGGACCGTGCCGGCGCTCGACTGCTCGGCCACCGCGGGCGACATATCCTTCTGGTCCGGACTCGACGGGTGGACCAGCAGCAGCGTCGAGCAGATCGGCCTCGACGCGGTCTGCACCAAGAACCGCACCGTCCAGTACAACCCGTGGGTCGAGATGTACCCGGCGAACTCGATCTACTTCACCGAGACCGTCAAGGCCGGCGACACCATGACCTCCTCGGTCACGACCAGCGGCAACGGCACCTTCACGCTGACCCTCGCCGACCCGACCCAGGGCTGGACCAAGACCTACACCAAGTCCGCCGCCGGCGTGGCCCTCAGCTCCGCCGAGGTCATCGTCGAGGCGATCGGCTCGCGCACCATCCCGCCCTGCCCGGACTTCCACCAGGTCCAGTTCACCGACGTCACCGCGAACGGCCAGTCCTTCGCCACCGCCGGCACCGTCAGCACCACCAACCTCGAACGCAGCGGCGTCCTCCTCACCCAGGACGGCCCCCTCACCGGCACGACCTTCCCGGTGACCTGGCTGCACGCCTGAGTCCTTCCGGGCGGGGACTAGGCTGCGGTGACTTGTCTCCGGAGGTGCCGCGTGCTGTTCGTGTCGTTCGAGCTGCTGTTGCTGCTTCTTGCCTGCGGCCTCGGCTTCGCGGTCTCGCGGATCCGGTTCCGGGGCCGACGCCGGCCGGGCTGGGGCGTGGCCGTGGGCGCCGTCCTCGCCCTGCCCCCGGCCTTCGCCCTGGCCGCCTGGACGACGTTCCTGTTCTCCTAGCCCGGCTGCGCCCCGCCCGTGCGTGACGGGGCGACAGCCATTCGTGCACGGTCCGGTGTCCTGGACGGGACAGCTTTGTGACACCGGGCCAGGAACGCGGGGCCAGGGGCGACCGTCTTCAAGGTCATGAAGAAGTATTCAGCCTTTGGCATCCTCGCGGCGTCCGCCCTCTGTCTCACTGTCAGCGCCTGCACCTCGACCGGTTCGCCGGCCGCCGGCGGGACGGGTTCCACGACCGCCCCGGCGACCGCTGCCGCGACGTCCGGCGGTTCCGGCGGTTCCGGCGATGGCTCGGGTGGCACCGGCGGCAGCGGGACGAGCGGCAGCACCGGTGGCAGCGGCGGCAGCAGCGGTGGGGCGACGGCCACGGCCGCCGCCGGTCCGGCTCCGTGCACCGGGTCGCAGATCACCGTGGGTGCGGGGCAGGGTGACGGCGCTGCCGGGCACCTGGCCGTCGTGCTGTCGTTCACCAACTACACCGACCACGCCTGCACCCTGCACGGCTACCCGGGGGTCGCGGGCCTGGACTCCAACGACAACCAGGTCGCGCAGGCCCGCCGGACGCTGCGCGGCATGATGGGCGGGGCGGCCCCGTCCGCGACCGCACCGGCCACGGTGCTCGTCGCGGCGCACTCGGCGGTGTCGGCGCGCGTGGAGGCGACCGACGTGCCCGCGGGCGGCGCGACCAGCTGCCCCACCTACGCCGGCCTGCTCGTCACCCCGCCCGGCACCCGCGCGTCGACGCGGATCGTCTCGGTCCAGCTGCCCGGCTGCTCCGGCCTCGAGGTGCACCCCGTCGTCCCTGGAAACACCGGCAACCAGCAGTGACGCCGCCGCGGTAGCGACTCAGGGCTGCTGTCTGCGGGCGCTCAGGGCTTCGGCGGCCTTGTCGATCCGGCGCCGGCGCGTCTCCTCGGTCCTGGCCTCCTCGATCGGCAGGACGAAGCGCTGCCGCCGGCTGTAGGACAGGCCGTCGAAGAACCGCCGTGTGTCGGCGTCCAGCAGCGCGGCGAGATCGGCCGGGACCGGCAGCTCGCGGGGCTCGGTGTCCAGCTCCACCT
This genomic interval from Streptacidiphilus rugosus AM-16 contains the following:
- a CDS encoding CBS domain-containing protein, producing MSVTVEQVLAAKSDGGRTVHTVRRDSTVLAALALMAEKGIGALVVMDGEEIAGIVTERDYARKVELRQRLAGETRVEEIMTERVRYVEPGQSVDECMALMTEHRMRHLPVLSGGRLSGIVSIGDLLKQQIADQQFTIDQLEHYIHGVPTVVRPR
- a CDS encoding DUF4232 domain-containing protein, with the protein product MKKYSAFGILAASALCLTVSACTSTGSPAAGGTGSTTAPATAAATSGGSGGSGDGSGGTGGSGTSGSTGGSGGSSGGATATAAAGPAPCTGSQITVGAGQGDGAAGHLAVVLSFTNYTDHACTLHGYPGVAGLDSNDNQVAQARRTLRGMMGGAAPSATAPATVLVAAHSAVSARVEATDVPAGGATSCPTYAGLLVTPPGTRASTRIVSVQLPGCSGLEVHPVVPGNTGNQQ
- a CDS encoding G1 family glutamic endopeptidase; translation: MRPPALPTVAALALASALTALAAAPATAAPVAPAAAPHLNHHLDRHASGNDNWGGYAVTGGTYHSVTGDWTVPALDCSATAGDISFWSGLDGWTSSSVEQIGLDAVCTKNRTVQYNPWVEMYPANSIYFTETVKAGDTMTSSVTTSGNGTFTLTLADPTQGWTKTYTKSAAGVALSSAEVIVEAIGSRTIPPCPDFHQVQFTDVTANGQSFATAGTVSTTNLERSGVLLTQDGPLTGTTFPVTWLHA
- a CDS encoding cupin domain-containing protein, whose amino-acid sequence is MTDDASAEDGDTTGPVPSLLCDVQALTAGLGPDGAGAVWKLAESGRQLDANLVHLQAGRQVGTHTEPDLDVLLLVVAGSGVLTSPGGAERLTAGSLYWLPRGSTRALTAGDAGLSWLTVHRRRPGLQIRPGPRPEAPA
- a CDS encoding DUF3040 domain-containing protein, translating into MNDRRVLAEIDRRLTASDPRLAARLGTLTRARFSLAAVRGAMWRRPLAVVSWNVIALAALLLVLAAAVHRPLLAGVGVVALLAGGLGATISWLEHRPARPTRRDRPDRPVPRGK
- the tal gene encoding transaldolase; translation: MGNDVLDRLAEAGVSVWLDDLSRRRLADGSLAALVRDRNVVGVTTNPTIFAKAIEGSDLYDRQIADLALRRVTVDEALRALTTYDVRWACDLLHRVHAESGGRDGRVSIEVDPRLAYDTDRTVAEARALWWAVDRPNLFVKIPAAAQGLEAISACLAEGISVNVTLLFSLTRYDQVVEAFLTGLERARDAGHDLSRIASVASFFVSRVDTEIDRRLDRLGGDRAQALRGWAGIANARIAYEHYEKAFSTERWKGLMDDGARPQRLLWASTGVKDPRYEDTRYVTGLIAPDVVNTMPEATLDAVADHGALPVSDLRFGYAEAHKVLRDLAGLGVDYDDVVQWLEDDGVEKFEASWDRLGRGLEARLAAPDAGARAVDFELDYHRSGV
- a CDS encoding MFS transporter; translation: MAVCVGTFMLLLDVTIVVVALPDIQRALHAGFSDVQWVVDAYALALASFLLTSGVLADRYGRRRLFLIGLVVFTAGSLLCGLAQTSLMLILSRAGQGLGGAIMFATSLALLGHSFRGRDRGVAFGVWGAITGVAVSLGPILGGLITTGISWRGIFLVNVPIGVAALAVTSRRLEESRAPRPGRLDVAGFVLLTLGLVGLVFGLIRAGETTWGDTTAITALAVGGALLVGFVLVELVVADPMFDLSLFRKPTFVAGLGAAFAMNGSLFAMLLYLVLYLQDVLGYSALATGTRLLVSSGSMLVAATVAGRLSERVPVRWLIGPGLLAVGVGLLLMAGLNQDSAWTHLIPGFVVSGVGAGFVNPPLASTAIGVVEPERVGMASGINSTFRQIGLATSIAALGSIFATSLQERLTHALAGTPLAGRSAEILASVRQGQGRASTGSVPAPLRNELQVAIRSSFTDALDRLLVVTAVLALAGGVLSAVLIRDRDFTARQPDAAGATAGDAADELR